A section of the Pelomicrobium methylotrophicum genome encodes:
- a CDS encoding CHAD domain-containing protein, with amino-acid sequence MEIELKCRLPPSAVAPLLRHPALAAVARGRPRGQRLYSVYYDTPDLALSRHKLALRVRREGRRGWTQTVKAEGRVAGGLHQRSEWEAPVAGELPDPTKVDAPQVKELLQAPQVRRRLTPVFVTDFRRQRVDLEFPDGTRAELAVDRGTIRAHGRTEAVTELEVELIEGSARTLFAFALELARALPIEVEVFSKAERGYRLAAGEGPPVVKARHPSLEPAMSVEEAFCHIVAGCVAQLQGNVEGMRRGEDVEHLHQMRVALRRARSALATFSKALPKPLTAPVRQALKWLTGELAPARDWDVFVTETLPPILAAFPDHAGLTALRDAAQRLRGEARIRAQEATLGQRYRGLVLGVGAWLEARSWREGLDGSSRRRMAAPVVPFAQAVLARRHRQLLQRGRHHVRLGAAELHRLRILGKKLRYACEFFASLFPARATRPYLAALQALQDVLGAINDAATTERLMNEIAARVPDALVAEGIGVVSDWSARLAAQRRTELDDAWKRFAKREPFWDGR; translated from the coding sequence ATGGAGATCGAGCTCAAGTGCCGCCTGCCGCCGAGCGCGGTGGCGCCGCTGCTGCGCCATCCCGCGCTTGCTGCAGTGGCCCGCGGTCGCCCCCGCGGGCAGCGTCTCTATAGCGTCTATTACGATACGCCGGATCTCGCGCTGTCACGGCACAAGCTCGCGCTGCGCGTGCGGCGGGAGGGGCGGCGAGGCTGGACCCAAACGGTGAAGGCCGAGGGACGCGTCGCGGGCGGGCTGCACCAGCGCAGCGAATGGGAAGCGCCGGTCGCCGGGGAGCTGCCCGACCCGACGAAGGTCGACGCGCCGCAGGTCAAGGAACTGCTTCAGGCGCCCCAAGTGCGCCGTCGCCTGACGCCCGTGTTCGTTACCGACTTCCGGCGGCAGCGCGTCGACCTCGAGTTCCCGGACGGCACCCGCGCTGAGCTGGCGGTGGACCGCGGCACGATCCGCGCCCACGGCCGCACGGAGGCCGTGACGGAGCTGGAAGTGGAGCTGATCGAGGGCAGTGCGCGCACGCTTTTCGCGTTCGCCCTGGAACTTGCGCGCGCACTGCCCATCGAGGTGGAGGTGTTCAGCAAGGCCGAGCGCGGCTATCGACTGGCAGCCGGCGAAGGGCCGCCGGTGGTGAAAGCCCGGCATCCGAGCCTGGAGCCTGCGATGAGCGTGGAGGAAGCCTTTTGCCACATCGTCGCCGGATGCGTGGCGCAGCTCCAGGGCAACGTGGAGGGAATGCGCCGCGGGGAAGACGTGGAGCACCTGCACCAGATGCGGGTGGCGCTGCGCCGGGCCCGGTCGGCGCTTGCCACCTTTTCCAAGGCGCTCCCGAAACCCCTCACGGCGCCAGTGCGCCAGGCGCTCAAGTGGCTGACGGGCGAGCTCGCGCCGGCGCGGGACTGGGACGTCTTTGTGACCGAGACTCTGCCGCCGATCCTGGCGGCGTTTCCGGACCACGCCGGCCTGACGGCGCTGCGGGACGCGGCGCAGCGCCTGCGTGGCGAGGCCCGTATCCGGGCGCAGGAGGCCACGCTCGGGCAGCGCTATCGTGGCCTGGTGCTGGGCGTGGGCGCGTGGCTCGAGGCGCGCTCTTGGCGCGAGGGGCTGGACGGGTCGAGCCGGCGGCGCATGGCGGCTCCGGTGGTGCCGTTCGCCCAGGCGGTGCTCGCGCGGCGGCACCGGCAGCTCCTCCAGCGAGGCAGGCACCATGTTCGTCTGGGCGCCGCCGAGCTCCACCGACTGCGCATCCTCGGCAAGAAGCTGCGCTACGCCTGCGAATTTTTCGCCAGCCTGTTTCCAGCCCGGGCGACCCGGCCGTACCTCGCGGCGCTGCAAGCGCTGCAGGACGTCCTGGGTGCGATCAACGACGCGGCCACGACCGAGCGGCTGATGAACGAAATCGCCGCCCGCGTGCCGGACGCCCTGGTGGCGGAGGGCATCGGCGTGGTGAGCGACTGGAGCGCCCGGCTTGCGGCCCAGCGCCGCACCGAGCTGGACGATGCTTGGAAGCGCTTTGCCAAGCGCGAGCCGTTCTGGGACGGGCGCTGA